One stretch of Rosistilla oblonga DNA includes these proteins:
- a CDS encoding MBOAT family O-acyltransferase, with the protein MLFNSFAFLIFLPCFLAIYWTLRGRGRIAFCLAGSYLFYGWWDARFLGLLILSSIVDFTVGLGLGKTDSPSRRRLLLSLSIVSNLGILATFKYYNFFADSLQQLVAPLNWSLDWPTLNLILPAGISFYTFQTLSYSIDVYRKQIPPQRDFLRFATFVGFFPQLVAGPIVRAGEFFPQLETDRRFAWEDFESGFGRVLQGFFKKIVIADSIGTVVDPMFRDPEGFSSLNTAMIVVLYAFQVYGDFSGYSDIAIGTARMLGIRLPENFRTPYLATSPADFWHRWHISLSTWLRDYVYIPLGGSRRGVWKTYRNLAITMLLGGLWHGASWNFVIWGAIHAALLIAHRIWISFLGPPSTRLADCETFSAAWLQRLGIDAAKSAMMFIALCITWVFFRSGSFDQAVQILAQIASLDGLSPSTLQNRIPLLKACGLVSILAGFEIASQFIRWPQLFLRIPAARAVYYACLLWSLALWGTFDGKQFIYFQF; encoded by the coding sequence GTGTTATTTAACAGTTTCGCCTTCCTGATCTTCTTGCCTTGCTTCCTAGCGATCTATTGGACGCTTCGTGGCCGGGGGCGGATCGCGTTCTGCCTGGCCGGCAGCTACCTGTTTTACGGATGGTGGGACGCCCGGTTTCTCGGCTTGCTGATCCTCTCGTCGATCGTCGACTTTACCGTTGGCCTCGGGCTCGGGAAAACCGATTCGCCATCGCGGCGGCGGCTGCTGTTGAGCCTCAGCATCGTCAGCAATCTCGGCATCCTTGCGACATTCAAATACTACAACTTCTTCGCCGACAGTCTGCAACAGCTGGTCGCCCCACTGAACTGGTCGCTCGACTGGCCGACCTTAAACCTGATCCTGCCTGCGGGAATCTCGTTCTACACGTTTCAAACGCTCAGCTATTCGATCGACGTCTATCGCAAGCAAATCCCGCCGCAACGGGACTTCCTGCGTTTTGCAACCTTTGTCGGCTTCTTCCCTCAATTAGTTGCCGGGCCGATCGTTAGAGCGGGCGAGTTTTTTCCGCAACTGGAAACCGACCGCCGCTTCGCGTGGGAAGACTTCGAGAGTGGCTTCGGCCGCGTCCTCCAGGGCTTCTTCAAAAAGATCGTGATCGCCGATTCGATCGGTACCGTCGTCGACCCGATGTTCCGCGATCCCGAGGGCTTTTCGAGCCTCAATACCGCCATGATCGTGGTCCTCTACGCGTTCCAGGTCTACGGCGATTTCTCGGGCTATTCCGACATCGCGATCGGCACTGCAAGGATGTTGGGAATCCGGCTGCCCGAAAACTTCCGCACGCCCTACCTCGCCACATCGCCGGCCGATTTCTGGCATCGCTGGCACATCTCGCTGTCGACGTGGCTTCGCGATTACGTTTACATCCCGCTGGGAGGCAGTCGCCGCGGAGTTTGGAAGACGTACCGAAACCTCGCGATCACGATGCTGTTGGGAGGATTGTGGCATGGAGCCAGTTGGAACTTCGTCATTTGGGGAGCGATCCACGCGGCGCTGCTGATCGCTCACCGAATCTGGATTTCGTTCCTGGGGCCGCCGTCGACGCGGCTTGCCGATTGCGAAACCTTTTCCGCAGCCTGGCTGCAGCGACTTGGTATTGATGCCGCCAAGTCTGCGATGATGTTTATCGCGCTCTGCATCACCTGGGTCTTCTTCCGCAGCGGCAGCTTCGATCAAGCGGTGCAGATCCTTGCCCAGATCGCCTCGCTCGATGGGCTCAGTCCCTCGACGCTGCAAAACCGGATCCCGCTGTTGAAAGCCTGTGGTCTGGTCAGCATCTTGGCCGGTTTTGAAATCGCGTCGCAGTTCATCCGCTGGCCGCAACTGTTTCTCCGCATCCCCGCCGCCCGCGCCGTGTATTATGCATGCTTATTGTGGTCGCTCGCGCTGTGGGGCACCTTTGACGGCAAGCAGTTCATTTACTTTCAGTTCTAA
- a CDS encoding endonuclease/exonuclease/phosphatase family protein translates to MIPDQPLRWLLSFVLLCFLTNTPAQLSAQSPTTLRVLSYNIHYGQGTDGIYDLERIARVIVAAKPDVVALQEVDVMVQRSGKVHQAQRLAELTGMAVRYGPTQHYQGGLFGNAVMTRMPIEDVRIQPLPYTDATEQLTTYPRGAIAVVVQSPQGQPVRFISTHFQHNVPGDRVAEADAVNGFFATDNVPTVLAGDMNAVPGSKPIEILESRWKNAIDSEAAPSAPSPKPTVRIDYIFYRGETLKMVHSEVIDDGLASDHRPVLSVFELGK, encoded by the coding sequence ATGATTCCGGATCAACCGCTTCGTTGGTTACTGTCGTTTGTTTTGTTGTGCTTTCTAACAAACACGCCCGCCCAGCTTTCCGCTCAATCACCTACGACGCTCCGCGTGTTGTCTTATAACATTCACTACGGGCAAGGGACCGATGGCATTTACGATTTGGAGCGGATCGCGCGCGTTATCGTTGCCGCGAAGCCCGACGTCGTTGCACTGCAAGAAGTCGACGTGATGGTTCAGCGGTCGGGCAAAGTTCACCAGGCGCAGCGGCTGGCGGAGCTGACTGGAATGGCGGTTCGCTATGGGCCGACGCAACATTACCAGGGAGGTCTGTTCGGCAACGCAGTGATGACCCGGATGCCGATCGAAGACGTTCGGATTCAACCGTTGCCTTACACCGACGCGACCGAGCAGCTGACCACGTATCCGCGCGGTGCGATCGCGGTTGTTGTTCAGTCGCCGCAGGGCCAACCGGTACGTTTTATCAGCACCCACTTCCAGCACAATGTGCCTGGCGACCGCGTGGCGGAAGCCGATGCGGTCAACGGCTTCTTCGCTACCGATAATGTACCGACGGTGCTGGCGGGCGACATGAATGCAGTCCCCGGATCCAAACCGATCGAGATACTGGAATCGCGTTGGAAGAACGCAATCGATAGCGAAGCTGCCCCTTCGGCGCCATCGCCTAAACCGACAGTGCGAATCGATTACATCTTCTATCGTGGCGAGACGCTGAAGATGGTCCATTCGGAAGTGATCGACGACGGATTGGCTTCGGACCATCGCCCCGTCCTGTCGGTTTTTGAGTTGGGTAAATAA
- a CDS encoding tetratricopeptide repeat protein, whose translation MNSTKKIRRLALVTIIVSATGCQSTTGLSSLNLNPFNREASSESAGKIAAVETPSATTESSGAEEAGFTAKLASAGMRARDIVSGAFSFGKTPAPSETGTPQDALSLANTPTQLGPEVYVANGQLWESSGSFDRAMDNYSKALESDPKNGPALGAIARLNDRQNKLDEAVEYFGRAIEVDPSEPSLYNDLGLVLARQEKYDEAVAQIQKAIAIAPANKRFANNLATVHMDAGNSELAMATLEKAHEPAVAHYNMAYLNFKRQQVGEARSELETALKIDPSLEPARNLLDKLGGTQIAQATKDTYNAASAVADGVMNVSAGVQESYQAITQQAAPVTQTLTSGITAGAVPYGPSAPYGPTSDNSVPSIATAPPQATTPPAPTTVVAPAAATPAAAPAPATPAPAAAPPATTPAAPAAAAPAADPAASGGFSMPPSVGG comes from the coding sequence ATGAACAGTACGAAGAAAATTCGTCGTTTGGCGCTGGTTACGATCATTGTCAGCGCGACCGGATGCCAATCGACAACGGGTCTGTCGAGCTTAAACCTCAACCCGTTCAACCGCGAAGCAAGTTCCGAATCGGCTGGTAAGATTGCCGCTGTCGAAACCCCCTCTGCAACAACAGAGAGCTCCGGTGCTGAGGAAGCTGGATTTACAGCCAAGCTCGCTTCGGCTGGAATGCGAGCACGCGATATCGTCAGTGGTGCGTTCAGCTTCGGCAAAACGCCCGCTCCATCGGAAACCGGTACGCCTCAGGACGCTTTGAGCTTGGCCAACACGCCGACTCAACTGGGACCCGAGGTTTACGTCGCCAACGGCCAACTGTGGGAATCGAGCGGATCGTTTGATCGCGCCATGGACAACTATTCCAAGGCTCTCGAAAGCGATCCGAAAAACGGACCAGCGCTCGGTGCGATCGCTCGGCTGAACGATCGCCAGAACAAGCTCGACGAAGCGGTGGAGTATTTTGGGCGAGCGATCGAAGTCGATCCAAGCGAACCGAGTCTCTATAACGATCTCGGACTCGTCCTGGCGCGTCAGGAGAAGTACGACGAAGCGGTAGCGCAGATTCAGAAGGCGATTGCGATCGCTCCTGCCAATAAACGCTTTGCCAATAACTTGGCGACCGTTCACATGGATGCTGGCAACAGCGAGTTGGCGATGGCGACGCTTGAAAAGGCGCACGAACCGGCTGTCGCCCACTACAACATGGCTTATCTGAACTTCAAGCGACAACAGGTTGGCGAAGCTCGCAGCGAGCTGGAGACCGCGCTGAAGATCGATCCAAGTCTGGAACCGGCTCGGAACCTGTTGGATAAGCTTGGTGGCACTCAAATCGCTCAAGCGACCAAAGACACTTACAACGCGGCGTCCGCAGTGGCCGATGGAGTCATGAACGTCTCGGCGGGTGTTCAAGAGAGCTACCAAGCGATCACACAACAAGCGGCTCCCGTTACGCAAACGCTCACCAGTGGAATCACTGCCGGTGCGGTACCTTACGGACCGTCGGCACCATACGGGCCAACGAGCGATAACTCGGTTCCGTCGATTGCGACGGCACCACCTCAAGCGACCACACCACCGGCACCGACGACGGTTGTCGCTCCAGCGGCCGCAACGCCTGCTGCGGCACCCGCACCGGCAACACCAGCTCCAGCGGCTGCACCACCGGCGACGACACCGGCGGCTCCTGCAGCAGCCGCACCGGCCGCGGATCCTGCTGCCAGCGGCGGGTTTTCGATGCCGCCATCGGTTGGCGGTTGA
- a CDS encoding GNAT family N-acetyltransferase yields MHPIKTPFPPLRLIRPCESPRAWDAFVAAHRFGSVFHSTGMCRAFNRSRRFHSLAIAAEDFDGQIQALIAPVRIDAITRFTRALTSRVVMFAEPLCSDSPVASEAVRWLLSKHDATVGNSTLFTEIRSLHAPVAACPTLASAEYEPRAFSNYVIDLSLDKQQLWNNIGKQMRGSIRRTLNRGLQIEVGNSPDLQRRAFAQIRHSLRRAMVPCPDLDLFLAVQKELGDVLQVRVASYRGRDVAGTISLAWGDRYFAWYGGTTRPRSLHPFACLVWDEIQWAHDRGFRHYDFGGAGDPNRSYGPREFKSRFHGEFIQLGRCRKVYSPRMLALAERGYQSLKSIARST; encoded by the coding sequence TTGCATCCGATCAAGACACCTTTCCCACCGCTGCGACTGATCAGGCCTTGCGAATCCCCGCGAGCCTGGGATGCGTTTGTTGCAGCGCATCGGTTTGGTTCGGTCTTTCACAGCACCGGGATGTGCCGCGCGTTTAATCGCTCGCGCAGGTTCCATTCCTTGGCGATCGCCGCTGAAGATTTCGACGGCCAGATTCAAGCCTTGATCGCCCCGGTCCGGATCGACGCAATCACAAGATTCACTCGCGCGTTAACCTCTCGCGTGGTGATGTTTGCCGAACCGCTGTGCAGCGATTCGCCTGTCGCCAGCGAAGCTGTCCGGTGGTTGTTATCGAAACACGATGCCACCGTCGGTAATTCGACGCTGTTCACCGAGATCCGGTCGTTGCATGCTCCGGTCGCCGCTTGCCCAACCTTGGCGTCCGCCGAATACGAACCGCGAGCGTTTTCGAACTACGTGATCGATCTCTCGCTCGACAAGCAACAGTTGTGGAATAACATCGGCAAGCAGATGCGAGGCAGCATTCGCCGCACGCTCAACCGCGGCTTACAGATCGAAGTCGGCAATAGCCCCGATCTGCAGCGACGGGCGTTCGCCCAGATCCGCCACAGCCTGCGGCGGGCGATGGTCCCCTGCCCCGATCTCGACCTGTTTCTTGCCGTGCAAAAAGAGTTGGGCGACGTGCTGCAGGTCCGCGTGGCCAGCTACCGCGGGCGAGACGTCGCCGGAACGATCAGCCTCGCTTGGGGCGACCGCTATTTCGCTTGGTATGGCGGAACCACACGTCCCCGCAGCTTGCATCCGTTTGCCTGTCTGGTGTGGGACGAAATCCAATGGGCTCACGATCGCGGATTCCGCCACTACGACTTTGGTGGGGCGGGTGATCCGAACCGATCGTATGGGCCGCGCGAGTTCAAATCTCGCTTTCATGGGGAATTTATCCAACTGGGACGCTGCCGAAAGGTCTATTCGCCACGTATGCTGGCTCTGGCAGAACGCGGTTACCAATCGCTCAAATCGATCGCCCGATCGACTTAA
- a CDS encoding secretin N-terminal domain-containing protein, translating into MPRFVPRHLRAASILLLLATPAVGQEPTDDAAPAATPAAEQAEAGQAAAEQPSAQPLAAEKPAAAADEPQQDKALRAAVAQAAEAPVAEKSADVQLRFNFSGQPWGDVLQWLSEEADLQLQLDQPPPGTLSFIDPTRSYSPNEAIDLINRMLLDKGYALVRRGRLLIVVDLESELAAKLIRELAESVTADQLDQRSGSDIVRCILPLGGVSPTTAQEELSQLIGPWGSVIVLESSRQAIVVETVDKLKAIREALRQANGPGGIAGDVVAIALNHRTPDEVLAVARQLMGLGDENSADGIQIATDLFGANLFAAGEPSKLSQFRAIVELVDKPMSIDGQEAVEPPAPPSLQRYPLSTVATDTAFNVLSTLLAGLPEVRMSVEPNTGSIILWARPDEQKLVKDTIEMLEGKGTGFEVIQLNRLDPQSAVLTINKFFAGGGDGAGKGPTVDGDPVSSKLWVKGTPDQIQTVRELIQQMEGSTEAGLLDDRVRLLPFSGRSAENTLEQLELIWQATGRKNKIRFSTPSKSEKAAVPERRIERHDTPGQDSEDSDSRDFDDSVDRDGPLTGHNTRRTIFTQITRAGESDANENEKSDDSAGAEIVISLTPGGMIIASDDVQALDQFEELFRALADQSAGASDTPTVFWLKYSKAEEASALLNNILSGTGGSGGGGGLTDMAGSMLGELGGGMLGGLLGLGGGGGGGDDSGPIFTTSGTVSIVADPRLNALIVQANGSDLQLVEDLLSVIDREQSPEAVQTTGKTYLIPVQYQDVNDIVNVCKSVFSDQMEQAAGGGGGGRQPSPQDIVNALRSAGGGRGGRGGGGGGGGQEPTEMKMSLAVDAKNNIVILKGTPQHYQQVSELISSLDIRGPNSEERVEVVSIGGGVNPKIVQEALTKVLGAQATTGSTTSGTSTTTSSSSSGSSSSSSASDEAATAARRAAIFEQLRSRGAFGGGGGRGGRGGGETGGRGGGGGGGRGGRGGR; encoded by the coding sequence ATGCCTCGATTTGTCCCCCGGCACCTCCGCGCCGCCTCGATTCTGCTGCTACTAGCCACTCCTGCGGTGGGACAAGAGCCAACCGACGACGCTGCCCCTGCTGCGACTCCCGCTGCCGAGCAAGCGGAAGCGGGGCAAGCTGCTGCCGAGCAACCGTCCGCTCAACCGCTGGCTGCTGAAAAACCAGCGGCTGCCGCGGACGAACCGCAGCAGGACAAGGCGTTGCGAGCCGCTGTCGCTCAAGCGGCCGAGGCTCCCGTGGCGGAAAAGTCGGCTGACGTCCAATTGCGATTCAATTTCTCGGGCCAACCTTGGGGCGATGTGCTGCAGTGGCTCTCCGAAGAGGCAGATCTGCAGCTGCAGCTCGACCAACCGCCCCCCGGAACGCTCAGCTTTATCGATCCGACGCGGTCGTATTCTCCCAACGAAGCGATCGATCTAATCAACCGGATGCTGTTGGACAAAGGCTACGCCCTGGTCCGCCGCGGGCGACTGTTGATCGTCGTCGATCTGGAATCCGAACTGGCGGCGAAACTGATCCGCGAACTGGCCGAATCGGTCACCGCCGACCAATTAGATCAACGCAGCGGATCGGACATCGTCCGCTGCATCCTGCCGTTGGGAGGCGTATCGCCGACGACAGCTCAAGAGGAATTGAGCCAATTGATCGGTCCCTGGGGTTCGGTGATCGTGCTCGAATCGTCGCGTCAGGCGATCGTCGTCGAGACCGTCGACAAATTAAAAGCGATCCGCGAAGCGTTGCGACAAGCCAACGGCCCCGGCGGAATCGCCGGCGACGTCGTCGCGATCGCTTTGAACCATCGCACGCCCGACGAAGTCCTCGCTGTCGCGCGGCAACTGATGGGACTGGGCGACGAGAACTCGGCCGACGGGATTCAGATCGCGACCGATCTGTTTGGCGCGAATCTGTTCGCTGCGGGCGAACCGTCGAAGCTGTCGCAGTTCCGCGCGATCGTCGAACTTGTCGACAAACCGATGTCGATCGACGGTCAAGAAGCTGTCGAGCCACCGGCGCCGCCAAGCCTGCAACGCTACCCACTGAGCACCGTTGCAACCGACACGGCGTTTAACGTCTTGTCGACACTGTTGGCTGGCTTGCCCGAGGTGCGGATGAGTGTCGAACCGAACACCGGATCGATCATCCTGTGGGCTCGCCCCGACGAACAGAAACTGGTCAAAGACACGATCGAGATGCTCGAGGGCAAAGGGACAGGTTTCGAAGTCATCCAACTCAACCGCCTCGATCCTCAGTCGGCGGTCCTGACGATCAACAAGTTCTTCGCCGGCGGTGGCGATGGCGCCGGCAAGGGGCCAACCGTCGACGGCGACCCGGTCTCCAGCAAGCTGTGGGTCAAAGGAACGCCCGACCAGATCCAAACGGTTCGCGAGCTGATCCAACAGATGGAAGGAAGCACCGAGGCGGGACTGTTGGACGATCGCGTCCGCTTGTTGCCATTCTCGGGCCGATCGGCTGAAAACACGCTCGAGCAGTTGGAGCTGATCTGGCAAGCGACCGGCCGCAAAAACAAGATCCGCTTCTCGACTCCCTCAAAATCGGAGAAGGCTGCGGTTCCAGAGCGGCGGATCGAACGTCACGACACACCCGGCCAAGATTCTGAAGATTCCGATTCGCGAGACTTCGATGACTCCGTCGATCGCGACGGACCGCTGACCGGCCACAACACGCGGCGAACGATCTTCACGCAAATCACGCGGGCCGGCGAAAGCGATGCAAACGAAAATGAAAAGTCCGACGATTCCGCCGGCGCCGAGATCGTGATCTCGCTGACGCCCGGCGGGATGATCATCGCGTCGGACGATGTTCAGGCGTTGGACCAATTTGAAGAGTTGTTTCGGGCGTTGGCCGACCAATCGGCAGGGGCTAGCGACACGCCGACAGTTTTCTGGCTGAAGTATTCCAAAGCCGAAGAGGCATCGGCGCTGCTGAACAACATCCTTAGCGGGACCGGAGGCAGCGGCGGTGGCGGCGGCTTGACCGACATGGCTGGCAGCATGTTGGGTGAACTTGGCGGCGGAATGTTGGGCGGCTTGCTGGGACTTGGCGGTGGCGGCGGCGGAGGCGATGACTCGGGCCCGATCTTCACCACTTCCGGCACGGTCAGCATCGTCGCCGATCCGCGACTGAACGCTTTAATCGTGCAAGCCAATGGATCCGACCTGCAATTGGTCGAGGATCTGTTGAGCGTCATCGATCGCGAACAGAGCCCCGAAGCGGTGCAGACCACCGGCAAGACCTACTTAATTCCCGTGCAATATCAAGACGTCAACGATATCGTAAACGTCTGCAAAAGCGTCTTCAGCGACCAGATGGAACAAGCCGCCGGTGGCGGCGGTGGCGGACGGCAGCCTTCGCCACAAGACATCGTCAACGCCTTGCGATCCGCTGGCGGTGGACGTGGCGGTCGCGGCGGAGGTGGTGGTGGCGGCGGACAGGAACCGACGGAGATGAAAATGAGTCTCGCCGTTGATGCCAAGAACAACATCGTTATCTTGAAAGGTACGCCTCAACATTACCAACAGGTCAGCGAACTGATCTCGAGCCTCGACATCCGCGGTCCCAACAGCGAAGAGCGAGTGGAAGTCGTGTCGATTGGTGGCGGCGTAAATCCCAAGATCGTCCAAGAAGCATTGACCAAGGTGTTGGGAGCTCAAGCGACAACAGGCAGCACGACATCGGGAACTTCGACAACGACCAGCAGTTCGTCCAGCGGAAGTTCATCGTCCAGCAGCGCCAGCGACGAAGCGGCCACGGCGGCGCGGCGAGCTGCGATTTTTGAACAACTGCGCAGCCGCGGCGCCTTTGGTGGCGGCGGTGGACGTGGCGGTCGCGGCGGCGGTGAAACAGGTGGACGTGGCGGCGGTGGCGGTGGCGGACGCGGTGGTCGAGGCGGCCGATAG
- the recG gene encoding ATP-dependent DNA helicase RecG encodes MNSNSQSTPTLQLTTTTQFIKGVGPARAEQLRRLGIRTALDLLFFLPRDYEHPAPRMRIADLKENLPASFVGTITEVDQITTQAGKTILGVLVEDDSGAARMMFFNQPYRLDALPRGLRVLVSGKPRLSGLRMELVHPKVIPLEEDEQAGDQGILPIYPLTEGINQSQMRRAIATVVDELAGEIAEVIPEAIRQQATLVSIDEAMRNIHRPHDQAALDAARRRLIFQELFILQLALALRRRKLTSDLRSPPLPVDAAIDARILKRFPFELTGDQKKAFAEVSADMARQFPMNRLVQGDVGSGKTVIAQYAMLLAVANKHQAVLMAPTEVLARQHFETFRKSLSRSRVRLGLLTGTLSTLDRREVLKAAADGEIDLLVGTQALLNDKVVFKQLGLVVIDEQHKFGVSQRANLRRGGLDPHYLVLSATPIPRTVAMAAFGDLDVTTLKEKPPGRSQVHTYLAKDDWAQRWWDFLGQRVREGRQAFVVAPRVDSSDQEDVSSAQQIFDELRTGPLKSFRIGLLHGRMTPEEKNDTMTRFAQGRLQVLVATTVIEVGIDVPNATVMTILGANRFGLAQLHQLRGRVWRGSHPGYVCVFTDNEGLPEDDERLKTFASTSDGFALAEADYRMRGPGDLLGVRQSGMPPLRVADPLRDTEILEAARDLAMEIVDNDPHLEDPSLALLKQRVLTRYGNSLDLGDVA; translated from the coding sequence ATGAACTCCAATTCACAATCCACCCCCACACTGCAACTGACGACCACAACCCAATTTATCAAAGGGGTTGGGCCAGCACGCGCGGAGCAATTGCGGCGTTTGGGGATTCGTACCGCGTTGGATCTGCTGTTTTTCCTGCCCCGCGACTACGAACACCCCGCACCGCGGATGCGGATCGCCGACCTGAAGGAGAATCTGCCCGCATCGTTTGTGGGGACGATTACCGAAGTCGACCAGATTACGACCCAGGCGGGCAAAACGATCCTGGGCGTCTTAGTCGAAGACGATTCGGGGGCGGCGCGGATGATGTTCTTCAACCAGCCCTACCGATTGGATGCTCTGCCGCGCGGGCTGCGAGTACTGGTCAGCGGCAAGCCACGATTGTCGGGACTGCGGATGGAACTGGTCCATCCCAAAGTAATCCCATTGGAAGAAGATGAGCAGGCTGGCGATCAAGGCATCCTGCCGATCTATCCGCTGACCGAAGGGATCAACCAATCGCAGATGCGTCGTGCGATCGCCACCGTCGTCGATGAATTGGCGGGTGAAATCGCAGAGGTGATCCCCGAGGCGATCCGCCAGCAGGCCACGCTGGTGTCGATCGACGAAGCGATGCGCAACATCCACCGTCCGCACGATCAAGCCGCTCTCGATGCGGCCCGCCGGCGCCTGATCTTTCAAGAGCTATTTATCCTGCAGTTGGCGTTGGCGCTGCGCCGTCGCAAATTGACAAGCGACCTCCGCTCACCTCCCCTGCCGGTCGACGCAGCGATCGACGCTCGCATTTTGAAACGCTTTCCGTTTGAACTGACGGGCGACCAGAAGAAGGCGTTTGCCGAAGTCAGTGCCGACATGGCGCGTCAGTTTCCGATGAACCGCTTGGTCCAAGGGGATGTTGGTAGCGGCAAGACCGTCATCGCGCAATACGCGATGTTGTTGGCGGTCGCAAACAAACATCAAGCCGTTTTAATGGCACCAACGGAAGTTTTGGCGAGGCAGCATTTTGAAACCTTCCGCAAATCGCTCAGCCGCAGTCGGGTGCGGCTGGGATTGCTGACCGGTACGCTTTCGACGCTCGATCGCCGCGAGGTGCTCAAAGCCGCAGCCGACGGCGAGATCGATCTGTTGGTCGGTACCCAGGCGTTATTGAACGACAAGGTCGTCTTCAAACAGTTGGGGCTGGTCGTGATCGACGAGCAACACAAGTTCGGCGTCTCGCAACGAGCGAACCTCCGCCGCGGCGGTCTCGATCCGCATTATCTTGTCCTTTCTGCGACACCGATCCCGCGAACCGTCGCAATGGCGGCGTTTGGTGATCTGGATGTGACGACTCTGAAAGAAAAGCCGCCCGGCCGCAGCCAAGTCCACACGTATCTCGCCAAAGACGATTGGGCACAACGCTGGTGGGACTTTCTTGGGCAACGTGTCCGCGAGGGACGGCAGGCGTTTGTCGTAGCGCCGCGAGTCGATTCGTCGGACCAAGAGGATGTCAGCAGTGCTCAACAGATCTTCGACGAGCTGAGAACCGGCCCGCTGAAATCGTTTCGCATCGGGCTGCTGCATGGTCGCATGACGCCCGAAGAAAAGAACGACACGATGACCCGCTTTGCTCAGGGACGGCTGCAAGTCTTGGTGGCGACAACGGTGATCGAAGTCGGTATCGATGTCCCCAACGCGACCGTGATGACGATCCTGGGTGCGAACCGCTTCGGGTTGGCTCAGCTGCATCAACTGCGAGGCCGCGTTTGGCGTGGCTCGCATCCCGGTTACGTCTGCGTCTTCACCGACAACGAAGGGCTGCCCGAGGACGACGAGCGGCTGAAGACATTTGCCAGCACTAGCGATGGATTCGCACTCGCCGAAGCCGATTATCGCATGCGTGGCCCCGGCGACCTGTTGGGAGTCCGTCAAAGTGGCATGCCGCCGCTGCGTGTCGCCGACCCGCTGCGCGACACCGAAATTTTGGAAGCCGCTCGCGATTTGGCGATGGAGATCGTCGACAACGATCCACACCTCGAGGATCCATCGCTGGCGTTGCTGAAGCAGCGCGTGCTAACTCGCTACGGCAACAGCTTGGATCTTGGCGACGTCGCGTAA